In a single window of the Bacillus mycoides genome:
- a CDS encoding D-alanyl-D-alanine carboxypeptidase family protein: MFCKRFIALVTVLTIACSMLVPYSNASAETGAALNIEAGAAILVEANSGKILYQKNADELLSIASMTKMMSEYLVNEAIAKGKLKWDQKVKVSEYAYNISQDRSLSNVPLRNGESYTVKELYEAMAIYSANGATIALAEAVAGKEVDFVKMMNDKSKELGLKNYKFVNSTGLTNKDLKGHHPEGTTPDEENKMSARDVAILAQRLIQDFPKTLDIAKISKKVFREGTPDRIEMPNWNWMLKGLIKEYEGVDGLKTGSTPEAGDCFTGTIERNGMRFISVVIKTKSHTARFDETKKLYDYGFANFEMKKMYEKGSSVKGKETVRVENAKDKDVAVQTKQAVSLPVPKGSKDVYKTEFKEGNKGQEAPMKKGVTLGQMVVTSKDSNDPGFLSGKSLQVDLITKSEVEEAGWFTRSMRGIGSFFSGMWNSAVDTVKGWF, from the coding sequence TAACAGTGCTTACAATAGCTTGTAGCATGCTTGTACCATATAGCAATGCATCAGCAGAAACAGGAGCCGCTTTAAACATTGAAGCAGGTGCGGCAATTTTAGTAGAAGCGAATTCTGGGAAGATTTTATATCAAAAAAATGCAGATGAGTTATTATCAATTGCTAGTATGACAAAAATGATGAGTGAATACCTAGTGAACGAGGCTATTGCGAAAGGGAAACTAAAATGGGATCAAAAAGTTAAGGTTTCCGAATATGCTTATAACATTTCGCAAGATCGTTCATTATCGAACGTGCCTCTACGAAATGGTGAATCTTATACAGTAAAAGAGCTATACGAAGCAATGGCAATTTATTCTGCTAATGGTGCAACGATAGCGTTAGCTGAAGCAGTTGCTGGAAAAGAAGTAGACTTTGTAAAAATGATGAATGATAAATCGAAAGAGTTAGGATTAAAAAATTATAAGTTTGTAAATTCTACGGGCTTAACGAACAAAGATTTAAAAGGACACCATCCTGAAGGGACAACTCCAGATGAAGAAAATAAAATGTCTGCGAGAGATGTAGCAATTTTAGCACAACGTCTTATTCAAGATTTCCCTAAAACATTAGACATAGCAAAAATTTCAAAAAAAGTATTCCGTGAAGGTACTCCGGATCGGATCGAAATGCCTAACTGGAACTGGATGTTAAAAGGGTTAATTAAGGAATACGAAGGCGTAGATGGTCTGAAAACAGGATCAACTCCAGAAGCAGGAGATTGTTTCACTGGTACGATTGAAAGAAATGGTATGCGTTTCATTTCTGTAGTTATTAAAACAAAATCTCACACGGCAAGATTTGATGAGACAAAGAAATTATATGATTATGGCTTTGCTAACTTTGAAATGAAGAAAATGTATGAAAAAGGTTCTTCGGTTAAAGGAAAAGAAACAGTAAGAGTTGAAAATGCGAAAGATAAAGATGTAGCAGTTCAAACGAAGCAAGCTGTTTCACTTCCGGTGCCAAAGGGAAGTAAAGACGTTTATAAAACAGAATTTAAAGAAGGAAATAAGGGACAAGAGGCACCTATGAAAAAGGGAGTTACACTTGGCCAAATGGTTGTAACGTCTAAAGATAGTAATGATCCTGGATTTTTATCAGGAAAATCATTACAAGTAGACCTTATAACAAAATCTGAAGTAGAAGAGGCAGGCTGGTTCACACGTTCTATGCGCGGAATTGGTTCTTTCTTTAGTGGTATGTGGAATAGTGCTGTTGATACAGTAAAAGGTTGGTTTTAA